CGGGGCTGCAGCTCGGCGAAGTGAACGGGTGGTGCATGGCGGTCAGGCTGCCGTCATCGTTCTCCTCGAACATCGGGAAGTCGACGACCCACAGCGGCGCCCACTCGCAAGTCAGCAGGTTGAGGTCATGACCCAGCTTGATACGCAGCGCGCCCAGGGCCTCGCTGACGATCTTGGCCTTGTCGGCGCCGAAGAACACGATATCGCCATCGACAGCGCCAACGCGATCGAGGATGACATTGATGTTGTCCAGCGGGATGTTCTTGACGATCGGCGACTGCAAACCGTCAACGCCAGCAGCACGCTCGTTGACCTTGATGTAGGCCAGGCCTTTGGCACCGTAGATGCCGACGAATTTGGTGTAGTCGTCGATCTGCTTGCGCGGCATGCTCGCCCCGCCCGGAACGCGCAGCGCGGTGACGCGGCATTTCGGGTCGTTGGCCGGGCCGGCGAAGACCTTGAATTCGACGTCCTTGAGCTGATCTTCCACATCCACCAGTTCCAGCGGAATGCGCAGGTCCGGTTTGTCCGAACCAAAGCGGCGCATGGCTTCGGCCAGGGTCATATGTGGCAGTTCGCCGAATTCGACGTCCAGCACTTCCTTGAACAGGTTGCGCACCATAGTCTCGGTGATGTCCATGATGTCTTTTTCATCGAGGAAGCTGGTCTCGATGTCGATCTGGGTGAATTCCGGCTGGCGGTCGGCACGCAGGTCTTCGTCGCGGAAGCACTTGGCGATCTGGTAATAGCGATCGAAGCCCGCGACCATCAACAACTGCTTGAACAGCTGCGGCGACTGCGGCAGGGCGAAGAAACTGCCGGCGTGGGTGCGGCTCGGTACCAGATAGTCGCGCGCACCTTCAGGAGTAGCGCGGGTCAGGATCGGCGTTTCGACGTCAAGGAAGCCGTTGTCGTCGAGGTAGCGACGGATGCTCGAAGTGATGCGCGAGCGCAGCTTGAGCTTCTCGGCCATTTCCGGACGACGCAGATCGATGAAGCGATAGCGCAGGCGGGTTTCTTCACCGACGTCGGTGTATTCGTTGAGCGGGAACGGCGGGGTTTCCGCCTCATTGAGCACTTCCAGCTCGTAGCCCAGCACTTCGATGGCACCGCTGGCCATGTTGGCGTTGCGCGCGCCTTCCGGACGCAGGCGCACCTTGCCGGTGATCTTGACTACATATTCGCTACGTACACGGTCGGCCTTGGCGAAGGTCTCGGCACGATCAGGATCGAATACCACCTGAGCCAGGCCTTCACGATCACGGATATCGAGGAAAATCACCCCGCCATGGTCACGGCGACGGTGTACCCAGCCGCAAAGGGTGATTTCCTGGCCATCCAGGCTCTCGTTCAACTGGCCGCAATAGTGGCTGCGCATCATGATCGTGTTTCGCTTCTCTGAGGTCTTGGATAGGTCAGGCAGCCCCCAACGCCCTAGGCAGGAGCTACACCGCAGCGAACGTCCAACCGCACGCCGCGCTTCGATAAAGAGCGGGATTATATAGCGTAAATCGTCATGACGCAGCCGCCCGGCAGACACCTTCCATAAATGAACAGCGCCGCCTACCCAGACACCGACCATGGACCAAGGCCCTCGCAACGAGCAGCCCCAGCGCTCTGCAGGAGGATTTCCGCCCTGCCCCAGCCAAGCAGCTTCAGCGCAGCAAGCATTTTGCCGCATACAAGATTGACGCCCAGCCAGGGGGCAAGCTTTATTGGCCCCAGCTGAACCGTCCGCTATCAATAGCCTCTAATCATCGCTTTCATTGATATAAGCCAAGATCACCCCGACGCCCTACGTGTTAAGCTCTCACCAACACTGCGGGATAGACACCCTGGGCTCACCTGAAAGGAGAAAAGCCATGGAAATCAATATCGGAATCGCCGAACAGGATCGCGCCGCCATCGCCGAAGGCCTCTCGCGCCTGCTGGCTGACACCTACACCCTGTATCTGAAGACCCATAACTTCCACTGGAACGTCACCGGTCCGATGTTCAACACCCTGCACCTGATGTTCGAAGGTCAGTACACCGAGCTGGCGCTCGCGGTTGACGCTATCGCCGAACGGATCCGGGCACTGGGCTTCCCGGCGCCGGGCACCTACGCCGCCTACGCCCGCCTGTCCTCGATCAAGGAAGAGGAAGGCGTACCCAGCGCCGACGATATGATCAAGCAGTTGGTACAAGGCCAAGAGGCTGTCGTACGCACTGCGCGCGGCATTTTCCCGCTACTGGACAAGGTCAGCGACGAGCCGACTGCCGACCTGCTGACCCAACGCATGCAGGTGCACGAGAAAACCGCGTGGATGCTGCGCAGCCTGCTCGCTGCTTGAGATGCTCAGAGGCCCGGTAATCCGGGCCTTTTCTTAGGCATGCAG
The genomic region above belongs to Pseudomonas sediminis and contains:
- a CDS encoding Dps family protein, whose product is MEINIGIAEQDRAAIAEGLSRLLADTYTLYLKTHNFHWNVTGPMFNTLHLMFEGQYTELALAVDAIAERIRALGFPAPGTYAAYARLSSIKEEEGVPSADDMIKQLVQGQEAVVRTARGIFPLLDKVSDEPTADLLTQRMQVHEKTAWMLRSLLAA
- the aspS gene encoding aspartate--tRNA ligase, encoding MMRSHYCGQLNESLDGQEITLCGWVHRRRDHGGVIFLDIRDREGLAQVVFDPDRAETFAKADRVRSEYVVKITGKVRLRPEGARNANMASGAIEVLGYELEVLNEAETPPFPLNEYTDVGEETRLRYRFIDLRRPEMAEKLKLRSRITSSIRRYLDDNGFLDVETPILTRATPEGARDYLVPSRTHAGSFFALPQSPQLFKQLLMVAGFDRYYQIAKCFRDEDLRADRQPEFTQIDIETSFLDEKDIMDITETMVRNLFKEVLDVEFGELPHMTLAEAMRRFGSDKPDLRIPLELVDVEDQLKDVEFKVFAGPANDPKCRVTALRVPGGASMPRKQIDDYTKFVGIYGAKGLAYIKVNERAAGVDGLQSPIVKNIPLDNINVILDRVGAVDGDIVFFGADKAKIVSEALGALRIKLGHDLNLLTCEWAPLWVVDFPMFEENDDGSLTAMHHPFTSPSCSPEELEANPAAALSRAYDMVLNGTELGGGSIRIHDKAMQQTVFRVLGISEEEQQEKFGFLLDALKYGAPPHGGLAFGLDRLVMLMTGASSIREVIAFPKTQSAACVMTQAPGIVDNKSLRELHIRLREQPKAE